One region of Pseudodesulfovibrio senegalensis genomic DNA includes:
- a CDS encoding DnaA ATPase domain-containing protein produces MKQAFRKHLKQSYSNDELKRWYDPLQLDFSEEDHQLVVLFPHLFFASWFEKSVQSAFESQLNLFLGNGYSVSYDTNGGSQTGGQGMPAVSMTKRIDFPFDRQFTFDTFLINKKNYFPLASAREVAKQSGSLFNPFIICGPNGSGKTHLMKAVANEISKQHDCSKIFLGSMDQLNNLYAVKFNGDSFRARHHVFDFDYLFIDDFQQIRQYPSMQHEVVNIFNHFYDNKKQMVFTCRDKISAYDFLDADLQSRLGWGLIVTLKEPDLEIRVGYIQQQCRFKKLPLTKEQILTLAQRFSDFRYLQGVLLKLFAYRELVHKDISQKDFDHILNNTEEKNTDDLTPKRIMQVVCEHFNVNYKDLVGVKRHQHIAQARQVAMFLCREMLNVSYPALGRTFGGKDHSTVLYSVKKVKQLQVDDNDLKQMLKTLKKKCRMSGS; encoded by the coding sequence GTGAAACAAGCCTTTCGAAAACACCTCAAGCAAAGCTATTCCAACGACGAGCTCAAGCGCTGGTATGACCCGCTGCAACTGGATTTCTCGGAAGAGGATCATCAGCTCGTGGTACTGTTTCCGCATCTGTTCTTTGCTTCCTGGTTCGAAAAATCCGTGCAGAGCGCATTCGAGTCCCAGCTCAACCTCTTCCTGGGCAACGGCTATTCGGTCAGCTACGACACCAATGGCGGCAGCCAGACGGGCGGTCAGGGCATGCCCGCCGTTTCCATGACCAAACGCATCGATTTTCCCTTTGACCGCCAATTCACGTTCGACACCTTTCTGATCAACAAGAAAAACTATTTTCCCCTGGCGTCGGCACGAGAAGTGGCCAAGCAATCCGGTTCGCTGTTCAACCCCTTCATCATCTGCGGTCCCAACGGGTCCGGAAAAACACACCTGATGAAGGCCGTTGCCAACGAAATCAGCAAACAGCACGACTGTTCCAAGATATTCCTCGGGTCCATGGACCAGTTGAACAATCTCTATGCGGTCAAATTCAACGGCGATTCCTTCCGGGCGCGGCACCACGTGTTCGATTTCGATTACCTGTTCATCGACGATTTTCAGCAGATCCGCCAATATCCGAGTATGCAGCACGAAGTTGTCAACATATTCAACCACTTCTATGACAACAAGAAACAGATGGTCTTCACCTGCCGCGACAAGATCAGTGCCTACGACTTTCTGGACGCGGACCTGCAATCCCGGCTGGGCTGGGGGCTTATCGTCACGCTCAAGGAGCCGGACCTTGAAATCCGCGTGGGCTATATCCAGCAGCAGTGCCGCTTCAAGAAACTGCCCCTGACCAAGGAACAGATTCTGACCCTTGCCCAGCGGTTTTCCGATTTCCGCTATCTGCAGGGCGTACTGCTCAAGCTGTTCGCCTACCGCGAACTGGTGCACAAGGATATATCGCAAAAGGATTTCGACCATATCCTGAACAACACTGAAGAAAAGAACACGGACGACCTGACGCCCAAGAGAATAATGCAGGTGGTCTGCGAGCACTTCAACGTCAACTACAAAGATCTTGTGGGCGTCAAACGTCACCAGCACATTGCCCAGGCCCGGCAGGTAGCCATGTTCCTGTGCCGCGAAATGCTCAATGTTTCCTATCCGGCCCTTGGCCGCACCTTCGGAGGAAAAGACCACAGCACGGTCTTGTATTCTGTGAAAAAAGTAAAACAATTACAGGTAGATGATAACGATTTGAAACAGATGTTGAAAACGTTGAAGAAAAAATGTCGCATGTCGGGTTCATAA
- the dnaN gene encoding DNA polymerase III subunit beta, translating to MFLKVNRDGIIEGLQKSANIIPAKTGAAFLRTIWLKAENGTLNIMSTDSNLEFMGSYQAEVTDEGLAGVQGRAFYDLVRQLRSDQGELVIKTDGENQNLLMEQKARKYTFPVNDPEWFQKFSQFPENGTVFWSGDFLHEIIEKISFCISDEDSMEAIACLYMIPREENGTRSIEVCGLNGHQFAMFNFVNDDIADLLPAEGVLIQKKYLAELKKWLTADEIEMAISEKRLFFRTGDKSETFTLPLSYYQYPNYYNFLAKLNDDDVSKLQVNRAELVDALGRVSLFNTDSNRCAYFTFGEGEVTVHSQGQDTGAARESIGATYSGDLERIAFPTKNLIDILNHFNSESVTFTLTGGEAPCGISGEDDPDYKVIVMPMMIQEETYYTEDNA from the coding sequence ATGTTTTTGAAAGTGAACAGGGATGGTATCATTGAAGGCCTTCAGAAATCGGCCAACATCATTCCTGCCAAAACCGGGGCCGCCTTCCTGCGCACCATCTGGCTCAAGGCGGAGAACGGAACCCTGAACATCATGTCCACGGATTCCAATCTGGAATTCATGGGTTCCTATCAGGCCGAGGTCACGGACGAGGGTCTCGCCGGAGTGCAGGGCCGCGCTTTCTATGATTTGGTGCGCCAGTTGCGCTCGGATCAGGGCGAGCTGGTCATCAAGACCGACGGCGAGAACCAGAATCTCCTCATGGAACAGAAAGCCAGGAAATACACCTTTCCGGTGAACGATCCCGAATGGTTCCAGAAATTTTCGCAATTCCCGGAAAACGGAACCGTATTCTGGTCCGGTGATTTCCTGCACGAGATCATCGAAAAGATATCGTTCTGCATTTCCGATGAAGATTCCATGGAAGCCATCGCCTGCCTGTACATGATTCCCCGCGAGGAAAACGGTACGCGCTCCATCGAGGTCTGCGGCCTGAACGGCCATCAGTTCGCCATGTTCAACTTCGTGAACGACGACATTGCCGACCTGCTTCCGGCCGAAGGCGTGCTCATCCAGAAAAAATATCTGGCCGAGCTCAAGAAATGGCTGACCGCCGATGAAATCGAAATGGCCATCAGCGAAAAGCGGCTTTTCTTCCGCACGGGCGACAAGTCCGAGACCTTCACCCTGCCGCTTTCCTATTACCAGTATCCCAATTATTACAACTTCCTGGCAAAGCTGAACGACGACGACGTGTCCAAGCTGCAGGTCAACCGTGCCGAGCTGGTGGACGCGCTGGGCCGCGTTTCCCTGTTCAACACGGACTCCAACCGTTGCGCGTATTTCACCTTTGGCGAAGGCGAAGTGACCGTTCATTCGCAGGGACAGGATACGGGTGCTGCGCGCGAGTCCATCGGCGCTACCTATTCCGGCGATCTGGAACGCATCGCCTTTCCCACCAAGAACCTGATCGACATCCTGAATCACTTCAATTCCGAGTCCGTGACCTTCACCCTGACCGGCGGCGAAGCGCCCTGCGGCATCAGCGGTGAAGACGACCCGGACTACAAGGTCATTGTCATGCCCATGATGATTCAGGAAGAGACCTACTACACCGAGGATAACGCTTAA
- the gyrB gene encoding DNA topoisomerase (ATP-hydrolyzing) subunit B, translating into MSSQYTAESITILEGLAAVRKRPAMYIGSTDIRGLHHLVYEVIDNSIDEAMAGHCDKIKVTLHMDNSCTVSDNGRGVPVDIHPKEGVPALQVVMTMLHAGGKFDNDSYKVSGGLHGVGVSCVNALSEFMESTVKRNGKTYRMKFERGVPVTELEEIGPSDSTGTTQRFRPDEEIFEVNQFDFDTLKKRFKELAYLNSGLEIEFKDERSGDVETFRFDGGIRQYVEHINTGVTTIGDIIYGEGEAESIMVEFAIQYCSAYKENLYTFANNIRTIEGGTHLAGFKTALTRAINGYIQSADLPKKLVKRLTGDDVREGMTAVISIKLPDPQFEGQTKTKLGNSEAAGLVAGLVYEKLCTFFEENPKESRMIIEKVVDAARAREAARKARDLVRRKGALSDNSLPGKLADCQSKNPEDSEIFIVEGDSAGGSAKQGRDPKHQAILPLRGKILNVEKTRFDKMLANKEVRAMITAFGIGIGKEEDEKDYDKLRYHKIVIMTDADVDGSHIRTLLLTFFFRQYPDVIDRGHLYIAQPPLFRAHKGKFERFIKDEDELHAFLLEKAGSDLKLETQNGKQYEGTELLTLLQRVHFIRDKFSEAENMGVPSGLYQVLMEYPERIQFNHFEENDPAVFKSDMREKGFKVEIIAERDYELEKDRTYLIFEDDNAHRTRLAMEFFHSKIYKQGYQSFVDMREDCGAFSFKLNVKDEITEIRGIFALYDAVIEEAHRGWQIQRYKGLGEMNPEQLWETTMDPEKRTMLKVTVDDAAEANDIFMDLMGDNVEPRRAFIERNALMVQELDI; encoded by the coding sequence ATGAGTTCACAGTACACAGCCGAGAGCATCACGATTCTCGAGGGCCTTGCGGCTGTCCGCAAGCGTCCGGCAATGTACATCGGCTCCACGGACATCCGTGGGCTGCATCATCTCGTCTACGAGGTCATCGACAACTCCATAGACGAGGCCATGGCCGGTCATTGCGACAAGATCAAGGTTACCCTGCACATGGACAACTCGTGCACGGTTTCGGACAACGGCCGCGGTGTTCCCGTGGACATCCACCCCAAGGAAGGCGTTCCCGCGCTTCAGGTGGTCATGACCATGTTGCACGCGGGCGGCAAGTTCGACAACGATTCCTACAAGGTTTCCGGCGGATTGCACGGCGTGGGTGTTTCCTGCGTCAACGCGTTGTCCGAATTCATGGAATCCACGGTCAAGCGCAACGGCAAGACCTATCGCATGAAGTTCGAACGCGGGGTTCCGGTCACCGAGCTGGAGGAGATCGGTCCGTCCGATTCCACGGGAACCACGCAGCGTTTTCGTCCGGATGAGGAAATTTTCGAGGTCAATCAGTTCGATTTCGATACGCTCAAGAAACGGTTCAAGGAGCTGGCCTACCTGAACTCCGGCCTTGAAATCGAATTCAAGGACGAGCGCAGCGGCGATGTGGAGACCTTTCGTTTCGACGGCGGCATCCGCCAGTATGTCGAGCACATCAACACCGGCGTGACCACCATCGGCGACATCATCTACGGTGAGGGCGAAGCCGAAAGCATCATGGTGGAATTCGCCATTCAGTATTGCTCGGCCTACAAGGAAAATCTGTACACATTCGCCAACAATATCCGCACCATTGAAGGCGGCACACACCTGGCCGGGTTCAAGACCGCGCTTACGCGCGCCATCAACGGCTACATCCAGTCCGCGGACCTGCCCAAGAAGCTGGTCAAGCGCCTGACTGGTGACGACGTGCGCGAAGGCATGACCGCGGTCATTTCCATCAAGCTGCCCGATCCGCAGTTCGAGGGCCAGACCAAGACCAAACTCGGCAACTCCGAGGCTGCGGGACTTGTGGCGGGTCTCGTGTATGAAAAGCTGTGCACCTTCTTCGAAGAGAATCCCAAGGAATCGCGGATGATCATCGAGAAGGTGGTGGACGCTGCCCGGGCCCGCGAGGCTGCCCGCAAGGCGCGCGACCTGGTGCGACGCAAGGGCGCCCTTTCCGACAACTCCCTGCCCGGCAAGCTGGCCGACTGCCAGTCCAAGAACCCCGAGGATTCCGAAATCTTCATTGTTGAGGGTGACTCCGCAGGCGGTTCCGCAAAGCAGGGACGCGATCCCAAGCATCAGGCCATTTTGCCCCTGCGAGGCAAGATCCTGAACGTGGAAAAGACCCGTTTCGACAAGATGCTGGCCAACAAGGAAGTCCGTGCCATGATCACGGCCTTCGGCATCGGCATCGGCAAGGAAGAGGATGAAAAGGATTACGACAAGCTGCGCTATCACAAGATCGTGATCATGACTGACGCAGACGTGGACGGATCGCACATCCGGACCCTGTTGCTGACATTCTTCTTCCGCCAGTATCCCGACGTCATTGACCGCGGTCATTTGTATATTGCCCAGCCTCCCCTGTTCCGGGCGCACAAGGGCAAGTTCGAACGATTCATCAAGGACGAGGACGAACTGCACGCATTCCTGCTGGAAAAGGCGGGCAGCGACCTCAAGCTCGAAACCCAGAACGGCAAGCAATACGAAGGCACGGAACTGCTGACCCTGTTGCAGCGCGTGCACTTCATTCGCGACAAGTTCTCGGAGGCCGAGAACATGGGCGTTCCGTCCGGTTTGTACCAGGTGCTCATGGAATACCCCGAACGAATCCAGTTCAATCATTTCGAGGAAAATGATCCGGCAGTGTTCAAAAGCGACATGCGGGAAAAGGGATTCAAGGTGGAGATCATTGCCGAGCGCGACTACGAGCTGGAAAAGGACCGTACCTACCTGATTTTCGAGGACGACAACGCGCACCGCACGCGGCTGGCCATGGAATTCTTCCATTCCAAGATATACAAGCAGGGCTACCAGAGCTTCGTGGACATGCGCGAGGACTGCGGCGCCTTTTCCTTCAAGCTCAACGTCAAGGACGAGATCACGGAAATCCGGGGCATTTTCGCCCTGTACGACGCGGTCATCGAGGAAGCGCACCGCGGCTGGCAGATCCAGCGCTACAAGGGTCTGGGCGAAATGAACCCGGAGCAGCTCTGGGAAACCACCATGGACCCGGAAAAACGGACCATGCTCAAGGTCACCGTGGACGATGCGGCCGAGGCCAACGACATCTTCATGGACCTCATGGGCGACAACGTGGAACCGCGCCGGGCGTTCATTGAACGCAACGCGCTCATGGTGCAGGAGCTGGACATCTAG
- the gyrA gene encoding DNA gyrase subunit A: MNNQISIESELKKSYLEYSLSVIIGRAIPDVRDGLKPVHRRILFAMHDLGNSYNRAYKKSARVVGDVIGKYHPHGDSAVYDALVRLAQDFSMRDPLVDGQGNFGSIDGDAAAAMRYTEVRMARLASEFLTDIEKQTVDFRPNYDNTLNEPSVLPTKVPNLLLNGTAGIAVGMATNIPPHNLGELVDGTTHLLDNPDCTVTDLMGFIKGPDFPTGATVFGGQGLVDAYNTGRGSIKIRGVMEVEERKGNRHSIVVKEIPYAVNKSTLVEKIAHLVNDKKIEGITDLRDESDRNGIRIVMDLKRGSIPDIIINSLYKFTPLETSFGINMMAVVGNRPMLLNLKEVLNCFLDHRREVIIRRTKFDLDKAERRVHILEGLRIAVDNIDEVVKIIRASASAPEAKANLMERFELSEVQSQAILDMRLQRLTGLERDKLMEEYKELLKRIEYYRSILDNEDVLKGVIRDELADVRKIYATERKSELLQHDLDSIDIEDLIADDETVITLSRRGYIKRTPLTNYQAQRRGGKGIAGVQTSDGDFIHTFMLTTNHKWLLLFTNLGKMFKIKAHQVPEGSRYAKGAHIANLLPLEKDEEIATAMSLQELSEDRFFLFVTKRGMIKRSSMDLYQNCRTTGIRAVNLKEGDELMTVQEVNPDADCILATQKGTAIRFNIRDARPMGRATAGVKGISLRANDEVVACVTTSDADRFELLTVSQGGFGKRTNIEQYRVQSRGGKGILNMRLTDKTGDVLGARLVNDTDDIILLTSGNKIIRMNVSEITLTRGRATQGVRLVRMDEEIFVAGFDLVTDKEIQKDDES; the protein is encoded by the coding sequence ATGAATAACCAGATTTCCATCGAGAGCGAACTCAAGAAAAGTTATCTCGAGTATTCGCTGAGCGTCATCATAGGCCGGGCCATCCCGGATGTGCGCGACGGGCTCAAGCCCGTGCACCGGCGCATCCTGTTTGCCATGCATGACCTCGGCAACTCCTACAACCGCGCCTACAAGAAATCCGCGCGCGTGGTCGGTGACGTCATCGGTAAATACCACCCGCACGGCGACTCGGCCGTGTATGACGCATTGGTCCGCCTTGCGCAGGATTTTTCCATGCGCGATCCCCTTGTGGATGGTCAGGGTAACTTCGGCTCCATCGACGGCGATGCTGCAGCGGCAATGCGTTACACTGAAGTGCGCATGGCCCGCCTTGCCAGCGAGTTTCTCACCGACATCGAGAAACAGACCGTCGACTTCAGGCCCAACTACGACAACACCCTGAACGAGCCTTCGGTTCTGCCCACCAAGGTGCCCAACCTGCTGCTCAACGGTACCGCCGGTATCGCGGTGGGCATGGCCACCAACATCCCGCCCCACAACCTGGGCGAGCTGGTGGACGGCACCACGCACCTGCTGGACAACCCGGACTGCACGGTCACCGACCTCATGGGTTTCATCAAGGGACCGGATTTTCCCACCGGGGCAACGGTTTTCGGCGGTCAGGGCCTTGTGGACGCCTACAACACCGGCCGCGGCTCCATCAAGATCCGCGGTGTCATGGAGGTTGAGGAACGCAAGGGCAACCGCCATTCCATCGTGGTCAAGGAAATCCCCTATGCCGTGAACAAATCCACGCTGGTGGAAAAGATCGCCCACCTGGTCAACGACAAGAAGATCGAGGGCATCACGGACCTGCGCGACGAATCGGACCGCAACGGCATCCGCATCGTCATGGATCTCAAGCGCGGTTCCATTCCCGATATCATCATCAATTCCCTGTACAAGTTCACCCCGCTGGAAACCAGCTTCGGCATCAACATGATGGCCGTTGTGGGCAACCGGCCCATGCTCCTGAACCTCAAGGAAGTGCTCAACTGCTTCCTCGACCACAGGCGCGAGGTCATCATCCGGCGCACCAAGTTCGATCTGGACAAGGCCGAACGCCGGGTTCACATCCTCGAGGGTCTGCGCATCGCCGTGGACAACATCGACGAAGTGGTCAAGATCATCCGCGCATCCGCTTCCGCGCCCGAGGCCAAGGCCAACCTCATGGAACGCTTCGAGCTTTCCGAGGTACAGTCGCAGGCCATTCTGGACATGCGCCTGCAGCGCCTGACCGGACTTGAGCGCGACAAGCTCATGGAAGAATACAAGGAACTGCTCAAGCGCATCGAATATTACCGCTCCATTCTGGACAACGAGGACGTGCTCAAGGGTGTTATCCGCGACGAGCTGGCCGATGTCCGGAAGATCTACGCCACCGAGCGCAAGAGCGAGCTTTTGCAGCACGATCTGGACAGCATCGACATCGAGGACCTCATCGCCGATGACGAAACCGTCATCACCCTTTCAAGGCGCGGCTACATCAAGCGCACGCCCCTGACCAACTATCAGGCACAGCGCCGGGGCGGAAAGGGCATTGCCGGGGTACAGACCAGCGATGGCGATTTCATCCACACCTTCATGCTGACCACCAACCACAAGTGGTTGTTGCTGTTCACCAACCTTGGCAAGATGTTCAAGATCAAGGCGCATCAGGTTCCCGAAGGCAGCCGGTATGCCAAAGGCGCGCATATCGCCAACCTCCTTCCCCTGGAAAAGGATGAGGAGATCGCAACGGCCATGAGTCTGCAGGAACTGTCCGAGGACCGTTTCTTCCTGTTCGTGACCAAGCGGGGCATGATCAAGCGTTCCAGCATGGACCTGTACCAGAACTGCCGCACCACCGGCATCCGGGCCGTGAACCTCAAGGAAGGCGACGAGCTCATGACCGTGCAGGAAGTGAACCCGGATGCGGACTGCATCCTGGCCACGCAGAAAGGCACGGCCATCCGTTTCAATATCCGCGATGCACGCCCCATGGGCCGCGCAACGGCCGGAGTCAAGGGCATATCCCTGCGTGCAAACGATGAAGTGGTTGCCTGCGTGACCACCAGCGATGCCGACCGTTTCGAGCTGCTGACCGTGTCGCAGGGCGGTTTCGGCAAGCGCACCAACATCGAACAGTACCGGGTCCAGTCCCGCGGGGGCAAGGGCATCCTGAACATGCGCCTGACCGACAAGACCGGCGATGTATTGGGTGCGCGTCTGGTGAATGACACCGACGACATCATCCTGCTGACTTCCGGCAACAAGATCATTCGCATGAACGTCAGCGAGATAACCCTGACCCGTGGACGGGCAACACAGGGCGTGCGCTTGGTGCGCATGGACGAAGAAATCTTCGTGGCCGGATTCGATCTGGTTACGGACAAGGAAATCCAGAAGGACGACGAATCCTGA